A DNA window from Gigantopelta aegis isolate Gae_Host chromosome 4, Gae_host_genome, whole genome shotgun sequence contains the following coding sequences:
- the LOC121372209 gene encoding uncharacterized protein LOC121372209 — protein MVQKFCKRGVYSGNTLRASNSLYRRRYAKQACVVRKMFNQGSNVTSEIFPSMLGVNADDVVFSLNKKRRWALSACIQRAISSASSGDVSNRLVLFEKHKLKRHADCIAFYSNKGSRKRLVPKTGRYFSEKSVLNCDTRSKRNRKKNKTITPANGEDNKLDRSQEPVPEVRYEIFYPCATKSSIAHNPKYITSSVGLTENGDNHPEVGKSRKTRVKKRRVRLSWKNISDLIDDYELENVNDDDVLEVEDISIQEEKTTYAYEPLCLSQYITGSPSKKSRKSSKNEKSSISNDIYPVLDSKPRRIIYTQDNAGFSYRPEEMSNNEKGKGLYNVIKSPLSVPITVNLPADNIEPQFLEQTYGENYYEAKTIPRTFIIDISENLKNFLKTSPIFKNISAQDIDVSSYLVFTYTGLCHNEMHAFRVKLNASLNMDVIALNTMYDDKSISSISDVIERTLAFYCTLSEDTLSVRKSPLCYQFASPKLKFDLVKSANKWHAEGAFPAGCQFRSELTEQQTENTNICNEDTVFCQICFEEMCVQGGKPFTALSTCKHWFCDGCWRQYLLNSVNYSGLLRIRCPEYGCETVVDITTMLSFLNIRNINHLHQRNVSINVQASQNKKWCPFPDCGRVLVTSATTGDVATVPTSMTCGCGTSLCFKCMQAAHWPASCEQIKLYKEEILKQKDYRKLFYHDEELFEEATTFVEVQGKSCPRCSYFIEKDGGCPHMFCPCGVAFCWTCLREWDIDNGHTCLKTNPSEKKKSFFFDNIDRDKESNISTSTLYRLAVDRRLARHPSTVNKLRSGSRALAKSLNNIAAKDVAMRTLIEENSGSLKIQTTVLNKLYYIMRTILGVKIEVDHVIEFTAVLLLDGTMKRKQQKLLSLMSGLGDISSEFKSILENGKNQKVTYSFTRLFKLQERASINIAILSKIIYE, from the exons ATGGTACAGAAATTTTGCAAACGGGGCGTTTACTCCG GTAATACGCTCCGAGCATCTAATAGTCTGTATAGACGTCGCTATGCCAAACAAGCATGTGTCGTCAGAAAAATGTTCAACCAAGGTAGCAATGTGACGTCAGAAATCTTCCCCAGCATGCTTGGCGTGAACGCTGACGATGTTGTGTTTTCGCTCAACAAGAAACGCAGATGGGCACTCTCAGCGTGTATACAGCGAGCAATATCATCGGCATCTTCTGGCGACGTATCCAACAGACTCGTCCTCTTTGAGAAACATAAACTAAAACGACACGCCGACTGTATTGCCTTTTACTCCAATAAGGGAAGCAGAAAAAGGCTGGTACCCAAGACTGGTAGATATTTTAGCGAGAAATCTGTCCTGAACTGTGACACCCGTTCAAAGAGGAACAGGAAGAAGAATAAGACAATTACACCTGCTAATGGCGAGGACAATAAGTTAGACAGGAGTCAAGAACCCGTTCCTGAAGTTCGCTACGAAATATTTTATCCTTGTGCAACCAAAAGTTCTATCGCTCACAATCCAAAGTACATCACCAGTTCCGTTGGACTGACTGAGAATGGAGACAACCACCCGGAGGTTGGGAAGTCGAGGAAGACCCGGGTTAAGAAGAGGAGGGTGAGACTGAGTTGGAAGAACATCAGCGATTTGATTGACGACTATGAACTGGAGAACGTTAACGATGATGATGTGCTAGAGGTTGAAGATATTTCCATCCAGGAAGAGAAGACAACGTATGCTTATGAACCGCTTTGCTTATCACAGTATATAACTGGTTCTCCATCCAAGAAATCCCGAAAATCTTCCAAGAATGAAAAGTCAAGCATCAGCAATGATATCTATCCCGTACTGGACTCAAAACCAAGACGAATAATTTACACGCAAGATAACGCTGGTTTCAGCTATCGACCAGAAGAAATGTCGAATAATGAAAAGGGTAAAGGACTGTATAATGTGATAAAATCACCACTGTCTGTTCCTATAACTGTAAATCTCCCTGCAGATAACATAGAACCACAGTTTCTGGAGCAAACATATGGCGAGAATTATTATGAAGCGAAAACGATACCAAGAACATTTATCATTGACATTTCAGAAAACCTTAAAAACTTTCTGAAAACATCTCCAATTTTCAAGAATATTTCTGCCCAAGACATCGACGTTTCTTCTTATCTCGTATTCACATACACCGGATTGTGTCACAATGAGATGCATGCTTTCAGAGTCAAACTAAATGCCAGTCTAAACATGGACGTCATTGCCCTGAACACTATGTATGATGATAAATCCATTTCGTCTATTTCGGACGTCATTGAAAGAACATTAGCGTTCTACTGTACACTGTCTGAAGATACACTGTCGGTACGTAAATCACCTTTGTGCTATCAATTCGCTTCGCCAAAACTCAAATTTGATCTTGTAAAATCTGCAAACAAGTGGCACGCCGAAGGAGCTTTTCCAGCCGGATGCCAGTTTCGTTCTGAATTAACCGAGCAGCAAACCGAAAATACGAACATCTGCAATGAAGATACTGTCTTTTGCCAAATATGCTTTGAGGAAATGTGTGTTCAAGGCGGTAAGCCCTTTACGGCTCTAAGCACATGCAAACACTGGTTCTGCGACGGATGTTGGAGACAATACCTTCTGAACAGTGTAAATTATTCTGGTTTGCTCAGAATTAGATGCCCAGAGTACGGGTGCGAGACTGTAGTAGACATAACCACCATGTTGAGTTTCCTCAACATCCGAAACATCAACCATTTACACCAACGCAATGTGAGCATCAATGTACAAGCATCGCAGAACAAGAAGTGGTGCCCTTTTCCCGACTGCGGACGTGTCCTGGTGACGTCTGCCACTACCGGTGACGTCGCCACTGTTCCGACAAGCATGACGTGTGGCTGTGGGACATCACTgtgctttaaatgcatgcagGCAGCTCATTGGCCGGCATCGTGCGAGCAGATCAAGCTCTACAAAGAAGAAATACTGAAACAGAAAGACTACAGAAAGCTCTTCTACCACGATGAAGAGTTATTCGAAGAGGCTACCACTTTCGTTGAGGTCCAAGGCAAAAGTTGCCCACGGTGTTCTTACTTTATCGAAAAAGACGGAGGGTGTCCCCATATGTTCTGTCCTTGCGGCGTTGCATTCTGTTGGACATGTCTTCGAGAATGGGACATTGACAATGGACATACATGTTTGAAAACTAATCcatctgaaaaaaagaaaagcttTTTCTTTGATAATATTGATCGCGATAAAGAATCTAACATATCAACTTCAACTCTCTATCGTTTGGCCGTCGATCGAAGATTAGCCAGACACCCCAGCACTGTGAATAAACTTAGATCAGGCAGCAGGGCCCTTGCCAAGAGTCTAAATAATATTGCTGCTAAAGACGTAGCTATGAGGACGTTGATTGAAGAAAATTCCGGTTCGTTGAAGATTCAGACAACGGTCTTGAATAAACTTTACTACATCATGCGAACTATACTTGGAGTAAAGATCGAGGTCGACCACGTTATCGAGTTCACTGCGGTGTTGTTACTCGATGGCACAATGAAACGAAAACAGCAGAAGTTGTTATCACTAATGTCCGGACTTGGTGACATTTCATCGGAGTTTAAAAGTATATTGGAAAATGGGAAAAATCAAAAAGTCACTTACTCCTTCACCCGTTTGTTTAAACTGCAGGAGAGAGCAAGCATAAACATTGCAATATTAAGTAAAAtcatatatgaataa